Proteins encoded within one genomic window of Panicum virgatum strain AP13 chromosome 1N, P.virgatum_v5, whole genome shotgun sequence:
- the LOC120654657 gene encoding E3 ubiquitin-protein ligase MBR2-like isoform X1, which produces MEEYSDRRSRTEIAFHRRGSRFSYRNGSPEEMTNHNSDGLGSSIRLNPSLLAGVTDNQERPRYLHDSFKSSSSNVGPTSSSKFPPRKFEEKRRQPLLTGVDIGESGRRKVEPSKQLEGSKKIIVDDESSDTLLIESKGFTTEQDRLLTPGQEGSYFAGPSGVSANRAESLVRTASLSSRTHRQKEKEVNLGTPGACSSSLTNRFTMPRNSTTGVRPAYGHVSGVQRRGLKNLGCNPVPDVQTSGCSSDSVYSRRFEFMRKKASDLESSSRSRSFSGPSNSDHSFPTYICDAGPRIRLNGSLLSQHPESSSRSRSFSGPSNSDHSSPTYIRDTGPIRLNETLLSQHPESSSRSRRFSGPSNSDHSSPTYIRDTGPRIRLNETLLSQHPESSSRSRSFSGPSNSDHSSPTYIRDTGPRIRLNETLLSQQIVRSSSRNQQESAVSVRTRRPSHATTLRATDERADGMLSLHESSTRNGQSAQEHLSLEEVSAGSSVRPFFAELPHDIYSFSRHQSSNTRAERGRRNSHFEESPPQMFHGLMGERDGHRHITMGEIAEELTNLFLGAFASHDRHRDMRMDIDSMSYEELLALLEERIGYVSTALSDEQFAKCLRRSIYCPVATGVNKSVIDDIKCSICQEEYKEGEEIGQLPCEHGYHVCCIGQWLRLKNWCPVCKASAVPSMD; this is translated from the exons ATGGAGGAATATTCAGACAGGAGATCCAGAACAGAAATTGCATTTCACAGGAGGGGTTCAAGATTCTCGTATAGAAATGGAAGTCCTGAAGAGATGACTAACCACAACAGTGATGGACTGGGAAGCAGCATTAGACTCAATCCTAGTTTGCTAGCGGGAGTTACTGATAATCAAGAAAGACCAAGATATCTGCATGATTCATTTAAATCTTCAAGCTCAAATGTGGGGCCTACAAGTTCCTCCAAATTTCCACCTAGAAAGTTTGAGGAAAAGCGAAGGCAGCCTTTGTTGACAGGGGTTGACATTGGTGAAAGTGGTAGAAGAAAGGTTGAACCCTCCAAGCAGCTGGAGGGTAGTAAGAAAATCATTGTAGATGATGAGAGTTCAGACACTCTGCTGATTGAATCAAAAGGTTTTACTACTGAACAAGATCGTTTGTTAACACCTGGTCAAGAAGGCTCTTATTTTGCTGGTCCTTCAGGTGTTTCTGCAAATAGAGCTGAGTCATTGGTCCGAACTGCTTCACTAAGTTCTAGGACACATAGacagaaagagaaagaggtgaATTTGGGTACTCCAGGAGCATGTTCTTCATCTTTGACTAATCGGTTTACTATGCCTAGAAATTCCACCACTGGTGTAAGGCCAGCTTATGGTCATGTTAGTGGAGTACAGAGACGTGGTCTTAAAAACCTTGGTTGTAATCCAGTACCTGATGTTCAAACTTCAGGTTGTTCATCTGATTCTGTTTATAGTAGGAGGTTTGAGTTCATGAGAAAGAAGGCTTCTGATCTGGAAAGCTCTTCCAGATCAAGAAGCTTTAGTGGACCATCTAATTCAGATCACTCATTTCCTACATATATTTGTGATGCTGGTCCCAGAATCAGACTGAATGGATCATTACTTTCTCAACATCCGGAAAGCTCTTCCAGATCAAGGAGCTTTAGTGGACCATCTAATTCAGATCACTCATCTCCTACATATATTCGTGATACTGGTCCCATCAGACTGAATGAAACATTACTTTCTCAACATCCGGAAAGCTCTTCCAGATCAAGAAGGTTTAGTGGACCATCTAATTCAGATCACTCATCTCCTACATATATTCGTGATACTGGTCCCAGAATCAGACTGAATGAAACATTACTTTCTCAACATCCGGAAAGCTCTTCCAGATCAAGGAGCTTTAGTGGACCATCTAATTCAGATCACTCATCTCCTACATATATTCGTGATACTGGTCCCAGAATCAGACTGAATGAAACATTACTTTCTCAACAAATAGTacgaagcagcagcagaaaCCAACAGGAATCGGCAGTTTCAGTTAGGACAAGACGACCTTCTCACGCTACTACGCTGAGGGCTACTGATGAACGAGCAGATGGCATGCTTTCTTTGCATGAGTCATCCACAAGGAATGGGCAGTCAGCTCAGGAACATCTTTCATTGGAAGAAGTCTCCGCTGGGAGTTCAGTAAGACCATTCTTTGCAGAATTACCTCATGATATTTACTCATTTAGTCGTCATCAAAGCTCGAATACTCGAGCTGAAAGGGGAAGACGAAACTCCCATTTTGAAGAAAGTCCTCCACAAATGTTCCATGGACTCATGGGGGAGAGAGATGGTCATAGACACATAACCATGGGAGAAATTGCAGAG GAATTGACTAATCTATTCCTTGGTGCCTTTGCATCCCATGATAGGCATAGAGACATGCGGATGGATATCGACAGTATGTCATATGAG GAATTATTGGCACTACTAGAAGAGAGAATAGGTTATGTGAGCACAGCCCTTTCTGATGAGCAGTTTGCGAAATGCCTCAGAAGAAGCATATATTGTCCAGTTGCTACAGGAGTAAATAAATCAGTCATAGATGACATAAAATGCAGCATATGCCAG GAAGAGTACAAGGAGGGCGAAGAAATTGGGCAGCTACCATGTGAACACGGGTAccatgtatgctgcattggccAGTGGCTTAGGCTGAAGAACTGGTGTCCAGTATGTAAAGCGTCAGCAGTGCCTTCGATGGACTAA
- the LOC120654657 gene encoding E3 ubiquitin-protein ligase RLIM-like isoform X3 yields MEEYSDRRSRTEIAFHRRGSRFSYRNGSPEEMTNHNSDGLGSSIRLNPSLLAGVTDNQERPRYLHDSFKSSSSNVGPTSSSKFPPRKFEEKRRQPLLTGVDIGESGRRKVEPSKQLEGSKKIIVDDESSDTLLIESKGFTTEQDRLLTPGQEGSYFAGPSGVSANRAESLVRTASLSSRTHRQKEKEVNLGTPGACSSSLTNRFTMPRNSTTGVRPAYGHVSGVQRRGLKNLGCNPVPDVQTSGCSSDSVYSRRFEFMRKKASDLESSSRSRSFSGPSNSDHSFPTYICDAGPRIRLNGSLLSQHPESSSRSRSFSGPSNSDHSSPTYIRDTGPIRLNETLLSQHPESSSRSRRFSGPSNSDHSSPTYIRDTGPRIRLNETLLSQQIVRSSSRNQQESAVSVRTRRPSHATTLRATDERADGMLSLHESSTRNGQSAQEHLSLEEVSAGSSVRPFFAELPHDIYSFSRHQSSNTRAERGRRNSHFEESPPQMFHGLMGERDGHRHITMGEIAEELTNLFLGAFASHDRHRDMRMDIDSMSYEELLALLEERIGYVSTALSDEQFAKCLRRSIYCPVATGVNKSVIDDIKCSICQEEYKEGEEIGQLPCEHGYHVCCIGQWLRLKNWCPVCKASAVPSMD; encoded by the exons ATGGAGGAATATTCAGACAGGAGATCCAGAACAGAAATTGCATTTCACAGGAGGGGTTCAAGATTCTCGTATAGAAATGGAAGTCCTGAAGAGATGACTAACCACAACAGTGATGGACTGGGAAGCAGCATTAGACTCAATCCTAGTTTGCTAGCGGGAGTTACTGATAATCAAGAAAGACCAAGATATCTGCATGATTCATTTAAATCTTCAAGCTCAAATGTGGGGCCTACAAGTTCCTCCAAATTTCCACCTAGAAAGTTTGAGGAAAAGCGAAGGCAGCCTTTGTTGACAGGGGTTGACATTGGTGAAAGTGGTAGAAGAAAGGTTGAACCCTCCAAGCAGCTGGAGGGTAGTAAGAAAATCATTGTAGATGATGAGAGTTCAGACACTCTGCTGATTGAATCAAAAGGTTTTACTACTGAACAAGATCGTTTGTTAACACCTGGTCAAGAAGGCTCTTATTTTGCTGGTCCTTCAGGTGTTTCTGCAAATAGAGCTGAGTCATTGGTCCGAACTGCTTCACTAAGTTCTAGGACACATAGacagaaagagaaagaggtgaATTTGGGTACTCCAGGAGCATGTTCTTCATCTTTGACTAATCGGTTTACTATGCCTAGAAATTCCACCACTGGTGTAAGGCCAGCTTATGGTCATGTTAGTGGAGTACAGAGACGTGGTCTTAAAAACCTTGGTTGTAATCCAGTACCTGATGTTCAAACTTCAGGTTGTTCATCTGATTCTGTTTATAGTAGGAGGTTTGAGTTCATGAGAAAGAAGGCTTCTGATCTGGAAAGCTCTTCCAGATCAAGAAGCTTTAGTGGACCATCTAATTCAGATCACTCATTTCCTACATATATTTGTGATGCTGGTCCCAGAATCAGACTGAATGGATCATTACTTTCTCAACATCCGGAAAGCTCTTCCAGATCAAGGAGCTTTAGTGGACCATCTAATTCAGATCACTCATCTCCTACATATATTCGTGATACTGGTCCCATCAGACTGAATGAAACATTACTTTCTCAACATCCGGAAAGCTCTTCCAGATCAAGAAGGTTTAGTGGACCATCTAATTCAGATCACTCATCTCCTACATATATTCGTGATACTGGTCCCAGAATCAGACTGAATGAAAC ATTACTTTCTCAACAAATAGTacgaagcagcagcagaaaCCAACAGGAATCGGCAGTTTCAGTTAGGACAAGACGACCTTCTCACGCTACTACGCTGAGGGCTACTGATGAACGAGCAGATGGCATGCTTTCTTTGCATGAGTCATCCACAAGGAATGGGCAGTCAGCTCAGGAACATCTTTCATTGGAAGAAGTCTCCGCTGGGAGTTCAGTAAGACCATTCTTTGCAGAATTACCTCATGATATTTACTCATTTAGTCGTCATCAAAGCTCGAATACTCGAGCTGAAAGGGGAAGACGAAACTCCCATTTTGAAGAAAGTCCTCCACAAATGTTCCATGGACTCATGGGGGAGAGAGATGGTCATAGACACATAACCATGGGAGAAATTGCAGAG GAATTGACTAATCTATTCCTTGGTGCCTTTGCATCCCATGATAGGCATAGAGACATGCGGATGGATATCGACAGTATGTCATATGAG GAATTATTGGCACTACTAGAAGAGAGAATAGGTTATGTGAGCACAGCCCTTTCTGATGAGCAGTTTGCGAAATGCCTCAGAAGAAGCATATATTGTCCAGTTGCTACAGGAGTAAATAAATCAGTCATAGATGACATAAAATGCAGCATATGCCAG GAAGAGTACAAGGAGGGCGAAGAAATTGGGCAGCTACCATGTGAACACGGGTAccatgtatgctgcattggccAGTGGCTTAGGCTGAAGAACTGGTGTCCAGTATGTAAAGCGTCAGCAGTGCCTTCGATGGACTAA
- the LOC120654657 gene encoding probable E3 ubiquitin-protein ligase HIP1 isoform X4, with product MEEYSDRRSRTEIAFHRRGSRFSYRNGSPEEMTNHNSDGLGSSIRLNPSLLAGVTDNQERPRYLHDSFKSSSSNVGPTSSSKFPPRKFEEKRRQPLLTGVDIGESGRRKVEPSKQLEGSKKIIVDDESSDTLLIESKGFTTEQDRLLTPGQEGSYFAGPSGVSANRAESLVRTASLSSRTHRQKEKEVNLGTPGACSSSLTNRFTMPRNSTTGVRPAYGHVSGVQRRGLKNLGCNPVPDVQTSGCSSDSVYSRRFEFMRKKASDLESSSRSRSFSGPSNSDHSFPTYICDAGPRIRLNGSLLSQHPESSSRSRSFSGPSNSDHSSPTYIRDTGPIRLNETLLSQHPESSSRSRRFSGPSNSDHSSPTYIRDTGPRIRLNETLLSQHPESSSRSRSFSGPSNSDHSSPTYIRDTGPRIRLNETLLSQQIVRSSSRNQQESAVSVRTRRPSHATTLRATDERADGMLSLHESSTRNGQSAQEHLSLEEVSAGSSELTNLFLGAFASHDRHRDMRMDIDSMSYEELLALLEERIGYVSTALSDEQFAKCLRRSIYCPVATGVNKSVIDDIKCSICQEEYKEGEEIGQLPCEHGYHVCCIGQWLRLKNWCPVCKASAVPSMD from the exons ATGGAGGAATATTCAGACAGGAGATCCAGAACAGAAATTGCATTTCACAGGAGGGGTTCAAGATTCTCGTATAGAAATGGAAGTCCTGAAGAGATGACTAACCACAACAGTGATGGACTGGGAAGCAGCATTAGACTCAATCCTAGTTTGCTAGCGGGAGTTACTGATAATCAAGAAAGACCAAGATATCTGCATGATTCATTTAAATCTTCAAGCTCAAATGTGGGGCCTACAAGTTCCTCCAAATTTCCACCTAGAAAGTTTGAGGAAAAGCGAAGGCAGCCTTTGTTGACAGGGGTTGACATTGGTGAAAGTGGTAGAAGAAAGGTTGAACCCTCCAAGCAGCTGGAGGGTAGTAAGAAAATCATTGTAGATGATGAGAGTTCAGACACTCTGCTGATTGAATCAAAAGGTTTTACTACTGAACAAGATCGTTTGTTAACACCTGGTCAAGAAGGCTCTTATTTTGCTGGTCCTTCAGGTGTTTCTGCAAATAGAGCTGAGTCATTGGTCCGAACTGCTTCACTAAGTTCTAGGACACATAGacagaaagagaaagaggtgaATTTGGGTACTCCAGGAGCATGTTCTTCATCTTTGACTAATCGGTTTACTATGCCTAGAAATTCCACCACTGGTGTAAGGCCAGCTTATGGTCATGTTAGTGGAGTACAGAGACGTGGTCTTAAAAACCTTGGTTGTAATCCAGTACCTGATGTTCAAACTTCAGGTTGTTCATCTGATTCTGTTTATAGTAGGAGGTTTGAGTTCATGAGAAAGAAGGCTTCTGATCTGGAAAGCTCTTCCAGATCAAGAAGCTTTAGTGGACCATCTAATTCAGATCACTCATTTCCTACATATATTTGTGATGCTGGTCCCAGAATCAGACTGAATGGATCATTACTTTCTCAACATCCGGAAAGCTCTTCCAGATCAAGGAGCTTTAGTGGACCATCTAATTCAGATCACTCATCTCCTACATATATTCGTGATACTGGTCCCATCAGACTGAATGAAACATTACTTTCTCAACATCCGGAAAGCTCTTCCAGATCAAGAAGGTTTAGTGGACCATCTAATTCAGATCACTCATCTCCTACATATATTCGTGATACTGGTCCCAGAATCAGACTGAATGAAACATTACTTTCTCAACATCCGGAAAGCTCTTCCAGATCAAGGAGCTTTAGTGGACCATCTAATTCAGATCACTCATCTCCTACATATATTCGTGATACTGGTCCCAGAATCAGACTGAATGAAACATTACTTTCTCAACAAATAGTacgaagcagcagcagaaaCCAACAGGAATCGGCAGTTTCAGTTAGGACAAGACGACCTTCTCACGCTACTACGCTGAGGGCTACTGATGAACGAGCAGATGGCATGCTTTCTTTGCATGAGTCATCCACAAGGAATGGGCAGTCAGCTCAGGAACATCTTTCATTGGAAGAAGTCTCCGCTGGGAGTTCA GAATTGACTAATCTATTCCTTGGTGCCTTTGCATCCCATGATAGGCATAGAGACATGCGGATGGATATCGACAGTATGTCATATGAG GAATTATTGGCACTACTAGAAGAGAGAATAGGTTATGTGAGCACAGCCCTTTCTGATGAGCAGTTTGCGAAATGCCTCAGAAGAAGCATATATTGTCCAGTTGCTACAGGAGTAAATAAATCAGTCATAGATGACATAAAATGCAGCATATGCCAG GAAGAGTACAAGGAGGGCGAAGAAATTGGGCAGCTACCATGTGAACACGGGTAccatgtatgctgcattggccAGTGGCTTAGGCTGAAGAACTGGTGTCCAGTATGTAAAGCGTCAGCAGTGCCTTCGATGGACTAA
- the LOC120653906 gene encoding myristoylated alanine-rich C-kinase substrate-like: MAPSRSLPRCASELGDPPSPFSSNPAHHPASLPTTPSGLSSAASHAVKPGAGSPPSTPGKAKSKPTTPAAAMAAYYASQWSPRRLMQRAARAFRSSRSRRVRSKDLAGEERGSSPTSKVSDTACAVNLGGGGGGAAAELARSDGNGDAAAGVQQLQQQQEERHDHPDVVPEKIIHETNHHAPPPVVAEDDCGAKTAPAEDGRDAKTAPAEEDKEKEKETAAAAAATEEVESPKKGAAPAPAPEPVATAAEEVADKFVAVVKEAIRKHEEEQGEKKGAARKFQGSRVRTAMEARAESEQPRRREATPRSNDVIEEARSKLLEMRQCSRVRALVGAFETVMDSNRDAAATPRQHCRRSA, from the coding sequence atggcgccgtcGCGGTCCCTGCCGCGGTGCGCGAGCGAGCTCGGCGACCCGCCGTCGCCGTTCAGCTCCAACCCGGCGCACCACCCCGCCTCCCTGCCCACCACGCCCTCCGGGCTGTCGTCGGCGGCGTCCCACGCGGTCAAGCCcggcgccggctcgccgccgtccacgccCGGCAAGGCCAAGTCCAAGccgaccacgccggcggcggccatggcggcgtacTACGCGTCGCAGTGGTCGCCCAGGAGGCTCATGCAGCGCGCTGCCCGCGCGTTCCGCTCCAGCAGGTCGCGCCGCGTGAGGAGCAAGGacctcgccggcgaggagcgcggTTCGTCGCCCACCAGCAAGGTCTCCGACACGGCGTGCGCCGTGAAcctaggtggtggtggtggtggtgccgccgccgagctcgcccgcAGCGATGGCAACGGCGACGCCGCGGCCGGTGTGcaacagctgcagcagcagcaggaggagcgcCACGACCACCCCGACGTCGTCCCGGAGAAGATCATACACGAGACGAACcatcacgcgccgccgccggtcgtggCGGAGGATGATTGCGGGGCGAAGACGGCGCCGGCAGAGGATGGGCGCGACGCGAAGACGGCGCCGGCGGAAGAGgacaaggagaaggagaaggagactgccgccgccgccgccgccacggaggAGGTGGAGTCCCCCAAGAAAGGAGCGGCACCCGCACCGGCGCCGGAGCCCGTCGCcaccgcggcggaggaggttgcggACAAGTTCGtggcggtggtgaaggaggcGATCAGGAAGCacgaggaggagcagggcgAGAAGAAGGGGGCGGCGAGGAAGTTCCAGGGCAGCCGGGTGAGGACGGCGATGGAGGCGCGGGCGGAGTcggagcagccgcggcggcgggaggcgacgCCGCGCAGCAACGACGTGATCGAGGAGGCCCGCAGCAAGCTGCTGGAGATGCGCCAGTGCAGCCGGGTCCGGGCGCTCGTCGGCGCCTTCGAGACCGTCATGGACAGCAACagggacgccgccgccacgccgcggcaGCACTGCCGCCGGTCGGCCTGA
- the LOC120654657 gene encoding E3 ubiquitin-protein ligase MBR2-like isoform X2 — translation MEEYSDRRSRTEIAFHRRGSRFSYRNGSPEEMTNHNSDGLGSSIRLNPSLHDSFKSSSSNVGPTSSSKFPPRKFEEKRRQPLLTGVDIGESGRRKVEPSKQLEGSKKIIVDDESSDTLLIESKGFTTEQDRLLTPGQEGSYFAGPSGVSANRAESLVRTASLSSRTHRQKEKEVNLGTPGACSSSLTNRFTMPRNSTTGVRPAYGHVSGVQRRGLKNLGCNPVPDVQTSGCSSDSVYSRRFEFMRKKASDLESSSRSRSFSGPSNSDHSFPTYICDAGPRIRLNGSLLSQHPESSSRSRSFSGPSNSDHSSPTYIRDTGPIRLNETLLSQHPESSSRSRRFSGPSNSDHSSPTYIRDTGPRIRLNETLLSQHPESSSRSRSFSGPSNSDHSSPTYIRDTGPRIRLNETLLSQQIVRSSSRNQQESAVSVRTRRPSHATTLRATDERADGMLSLHESSTRNGQSAQEHLSLEEVSAGSSVRPFFAELPHDIYSFSRHQSSNTRAERGRRNSHFEESPPQMFHGLMGERDGHRHITMGEIAEELTNLFLGAFASHDRHRDMRMDIDSMSYEELLALLEERIGYVSTALSDEQFAKCLRRSIYCPVATGVNKSVIDDIKCSICQEEYKEGEEIGQLPCEHGYHVCCIGQWLRLKNWCPVCKASAVPSMD, via the exons ATGGAGGAATATTCAGACAGGAGATCCAGAACAGAAATTGCATTTCACAGGAGGGGTTCAAGATTCTCGTATAGAAATGGAAGTCCTGAAGAGATGACTAACCACAACAGTGATGGACTGGGAAGCAGCATTAGACTCAATCCTAGTT TGCATGATTCATTTAAATCTTCAAGCTCAAATGTGGGGCCTACAAGTTCCTCCAAATTTCCACCTAGAAAGTTTGAGGAAAAGCGAAGGCAGCCTTTGTTGACAGGGGTTGACATTGGTGAAAGTGGTAGAAGAAAGGTTGAACCCTCCAAGCAGCTGGAGGGTAGTAAGAAAATCATTGTAGATGATGAGAGTTCAGACACTCTGCTGATTGAATCAAAAGGTTTTACTACTGAACAAGATCGTTTGTTAACACCTGGTCAAGAAGGCTCTTATTTTGCTGGTCCTTCAGGTGTTTCTGCAAATAGAGCTGAGTCATTGGTCCGAACTGCTTCACTAAGTTCTAGGACACATAGacagaaagagaaagaggtgaATTTGGGTACTCCAGGAGCATGTTCTTCATCTTTGACTAATCGGTTTACTATGCCTAGAAATTCCACCACTGGTGTAAGGCCAGCTTATGGTCATGTTAGTGGAGTACAGAGACGTGGTCTTAAAAACCTTGGTTGTAATCCAGTACCTGATGTTCAAACTTCAGGTTGTTCATCTGATTCTGTTTATAGTAGGAGGTTTGAGTTCATGAGAAAGAAGGCTTCTGATCTGGAAAGCTCTTCCAGATCAAGAAGCTTTAGTGGACCATCTAATTCAGATCACTCATTTCCTACATATATTTGTGATGCTGGTCCCAGAATCAGACTGAATGGATCATTACTTTCTCAACATCCGGAAAGCTCTTCCAGATCAAGGAGCTTTAGTGGACCATCTAATTCAGATCACTCATCTCCTACATATATTCGTGATACTGGTCCCATCAGACTGAATGAAACATTACTTTCTCAACATCCGGAAAGCTCTTCCAGATCAAGAAGGTTTAGTGGACCATCTAATTCAGATCACTCATCTCCTACATATATTCGTGATACTGGTCCCAGAATCAGACTGAATGAAACATTACTTTCTCAACATCCGGAAAGCTCTTCCAGATCAAGGAGCTTTAGTGGACCATCTAATTCAGATCACTCATCTCCTACATATATTCGTGATACTGGTCCCAGAATCAGACTGAATGAAACATTACTTTCTCAACAAATAGTacgaagcagcagcagaaaCCAACAGGAATCGGCAGTTTCAGTTAGGACAAGACGACCTTCTCACGCTACTACGCTGAGGGCTACTGATGAACGAGCAGATGGCATGCTTTCTTTGCATGAGTCATCCACAAGGAATGGGCAGTCAGCTCAGGAACATCTTTCATTGGAAGAAGTCTCCGCTGGGAGTTCAGTAAGACCATTCTTTGCAGAATTACCTCATGATATTTACTCATTTAGTCGTCATCAAAGCTCGAATACTCGAGCTGAAAGGGGAAGACGAAACTCCCATTTTGAAGAAAGTCCTCCACAAATGTTCCATGGACTCATGGGGGAGAGAGATGGTCATAGACACATAACCATGGGAGAAATTGCAGAG GAATTGACTAATCTATTCCTTGGTGCCTTTGCATCCCATGATAGGCATAGAGACATGCGGATGGATATCGACAGTATGTCATATGAG GAATTATTGGCACTACTAGAAGAGAGAATAGGTTATGTGAGCACAGCCCTTTCTGATGAGCAGTTTGCGAAATGCCTCAGAAGAAGCATATATTGTCCAGTTGCTACAGGAGTAAATAAATCAGTCATAGATGACATAAAATGCAGCATATGCCAG GAAGAGTACAAGGAGGGCGAAGAAATTGGGCAGCTACCATGTGAACACGGGTAccatgtatgctgcattggccAGTGGCTTAGGCTGAAGAACTGGTGTCCAGTATGTAAAGCGTCAGCAGTGCCTTCGATGGACTAA
- the LOC120654656 gene encoding apoptosis-inducing factor homolog B-like, which yields MAAAAGKARVVVVGGGVAGSLLAKTMQGHADVFLVDPKEYLEIPWAELRSMVEPSFAERSLIYHKDYLTDATIVTSSAVSITNDAVLTADGQSLPYDYLVIATGHAVTSPGSRAERIKEFQRDNGKIESSGSILIIGGGPTGVELAGEIVVDYPDKKVTLIHRGPRLVEFIGDKASKKTLDWLTSKKVDVLLQQSVDLGSLSDTEKVYKTSGGETISADCHFVCIGKPLSSSWLHDTILKESLDNKGRVMVEKDLRVKGYNNIFAIGDITDIPEIKQGYLAQKHALLVAKNLKLLIKGSPNTKLATYSTGRPLALVSLGRNEGVAQLPFLTISGCLPGKIKSRDLFVGKTRKQMGLNG from the exons ATGGCGGCAGCCGCGGGGAAAGCCAGGGTggtggtggtcggcggcggcgtcgccggctccCTCCTCGCCAAGACCATGCAGGGCCACGCCGACGTTTTCCTCGTCGACCC GAAGGAGTACCTGGAGATCCCCTGGGCTGAACTGAGGTCAATGGTTGAGCCATCTTTCGCTGAGAGATCATTGATCTATCACAAAGATTACCTCACCGATGCAACCATCGTGACATCTTCTGCAGTCAGTATCACTAATGATGctgtcctgacagctgacggcCAATCTCTTCCATATGATTATCTCGTCATAGCGACAGGCCATGCTGTTACTTCTCCTGGCAGCAGAGCTGAGAGGATAAAAGAATTCCAGAGAG ATAATGGGAAGATAGAATCATCAGGCTCTATACTGATAATTGGGGGTGGACCAACTGGTGTTGAACTAGCTGGAGAGATTGTGGTAGACTATCCGGACAAGAAGGTGACCCTTATCCATAGAGGACCACGTCTAGTCGAATTCATTGGAGATAAGGCATCAAAGAAGACTCTTGATTGGCTGACTTCAAAGAAGGTTGATGTGCTTCTTCAGCAATCAGTTGACTTGGGTTCATTATCGGATACCGAAAAGGTGTACAAAACATCAGGTGGAGAAACAATAAGTGCTGATTGCCATTTTGTATGCATTGGCAAGCCACTGAGTTCATCGTGGCTACATGACACCATCCTTAAGGAATCTTTGGATAACAAAGGGAGGGTAATGGTGGAGAAGGACCTACGAGTGAAAGGTTATAACAACATTTTTGCAATTGGTGACATCACAGATATTCCT GAAATCAAACAAGGGTACCTCGCCCAGAAGCATGCGCTACTGGTGGCAAAGAACCTGAAACTACTGATCAAGGGTTCACCAAACACCAAATTGGCAACTTACAGCACTGGCCGTCCGTTGGCACTGGTCTCTCTTGGAAGGAACGAAGGGGTGGCTCAGTTACCATTCCTGACAATCAGTGGGTGCTTACCAGGCAAGATCAAGTCCCGGGATCTATTCGTAGGCAAGACAAGGAAGCAGATGGGCCTGAATGGTTGA